A region from the Paludicola sp. MB14-C6 genome encodes:
- the wecB gene encoding non-hydrolyzing UDP-N-acetylglucosamine 2-epimerase — protein sequence MSQLKVMTIIGTRPEIIRLSAVIKKCDKYFNQVLVHTGQNYDYELNQVFFDDLGLRAPDFYLDAVGIDLGETIGNIIAKSYKLMVEEQPDALLILGDTNSCLSAIAAKRLHIPIFHMEAGNRCFDECLPEETNRRIVDHISDVNMCYSEHARRYLNHEGTAKERTYVTGSPMAEVLHQNLEQIQSSEILKKLGLEKGKYILLSAHREENIDNEENFINLMNAVNAMAEKYDMPILYSCHPRSAKYIEKRGFQFDPRVIQNKPLGFHDYNNLQMNAYAVVSDSGTLPEESSFFLSVGHPFPAICIRTSTERPEALDKGNFILAGITTEQVLQAVDTAVVMNNDGDYGIPVPNYTDENVSTKVVKLIQSYTGVVNKMVWRK from the coding sequence ATGTCACAGCTTAAAGTCATGACTATTATTGGAACTCGACCAGAGATTATTCGCCTTTCTGCGGTAATTAAAAAATGTGATAAGTACTTTAATCAAGTATTAGTACATACTGGTCAAAACTATGATTATGAATTAAATCAAGTGTTTTTTGATGATTTAGGCTTGCGTGCACCTGATTTTTATTTAGATGCAGTAGGAATAGATTTAGGAGAAACAATAGGCAATATTATTGCAAAATCATATAAACTTATGGTGGAAGAACAACCAGATGCTCTTTTGATTTTAGGAGACACGAATTCATGTCTTTCAGCGATTGCAGCAAAACGTCTTCATATTCCTATTTTCCATATGGAAGCTGGAAACAGATGCTTTGATGAATGCCTTCCTGAGGAAACAAATCGTAGAATTGTTGACCATATTTCTGATGTTAATATGTGCTATAGTGAGCATGCAAGAAGATATTTAAACCATGAAGGTACTGCAAAGGAAAGAACATATGTAACAGGGTCTCCTATGGCTGAAGTACTTCATCAAAATTTGGAGCAAATTCAATCTAGCGAAATTCTTAAGAAGTTAGGTCTTGAAAAAGGCAAATATATTCTTCTATCTGCTCATAGAGAAGAAAATATAGATAATGAAGAAAACTTTATCAACTTAATGAACGCTGTAAATGCAATGGCAGAAAAATATGATATGCCTATTTTATATTCATGCCATCCAAGGAGTGCGAAGTATATCGAAAAGCGTGGATTCCAGTTTGATCCTCGTGTCATTCAAAACAAACCACTAGGTTTTCATGATTACAATAATCTGCAAATGAACGCATATGCTGTGGTTTCTGATAGCGGTACATTACCTGAAGAATCAAGCTTCTTCTTATCAGTAGGACATCCATTCCCAGCTATTTGTATTCGAACTTCAACAGAACGTCCTGAAGCGCTTGATAAAGGTAACTTTATCCTTGCAGGGATTACAACAGAACAAGTACTACAAGCAGTAGATACTGCGGTAGTAATGAATAATGATGGCGATTATGGTATTCCAGTACCGAATTATACAGACGAAAATGTTTCTACAAAAGTAGTAAAGCTAATTCAAAGCTATACTGGTGTAGTAAATAAAATGGTGTGGAGGAAGTAG